One part of the Ziziphus jujuba cultivar Dongzao chromosome 2, ASM3175591v1 genome encodes these proteins:
- the LOC107418696 gene encoding probable galacturonosyltransferase 3, translating into MASLQGFLATVSLLEVVFLATLLTAEKTNPPLSSDAMFGDGKSPNFPYGSPSVKEEDAASVTGHLGLSDGKDIDIIASYSDTSGAVRISRVKMRDLSASWVLENPIDRNHDQPKSWETVEHSFRSPMIFKEKDENQSGGSGIQYPHLPSMSPVKLKRKIMRQERKNLRTAELLSLDKEADNQMAAAAIERSNSLDTTIKGKYSIWRRDYENPNSDSTLKLMRDQIIMAKVYANIAKSKNESSLYNSLMTHSRRSQLVIGEASSDAELHSSALDQAKAMGHILSIAKDKLYNCPVVGRKFRAMLQSTEENVNALKKKSAFLIQLAAKTVPKPLHCLPLQLAADYFLQGYQKKEQANKQKLEDTSCYHYAIFSDNVLATSVVVNSTVLHAKEPEKHVFHIVTDKLNFAAMKMWFLVNPPAGATIQVENIDDFKWLNSSYCSVLRQLESARIKEYYFKANHPSSLSVGSDNLKYRNPKYLSMLNHLRFYLPEVYPKLDKILFLDDDIVVQKDLTPLWSIDLQGMVNGAVETCKESFHRFDKYLNFTNPKISDNFDPNACGWAFGMNIFDLKEWRKRDITGIYHYWQDANEDRTLWKLGTLPPGLITFYNLTYPLDRSWHVLGLGYDPALNQTEIQNGAVIHYNGNYKPWLDLAISKYKSYWSKYVMFDNPYLQLCNIGE; encoded by the exons ATGGCGTCCTTGCAAGGTTTCCTTGCTACTGTTTCTCTACTAGAG GTTGTTTTCTTAGCAACTTTACTGACTGCGGAGAAGACGAATCCACCTTTGAGTTCTGATGCCATGTTTGG TGATGGAAAATCTCCGAACTTCCCTTATGGTTCACCTTCTGTCAAG GAAGAAGATGCTGCTTCTGTTACAGGACATCTAGGTCTTTCAGATGGAAAG GATATTGATATAATCGCATCATACAGTGATACTTCTGGTGCTGTTCGAATTAGTAGGGTGAAAATGAGGGACCTTTCTGCTTCCTGGGTCTTGGAAAATCCTATTGATAGAAACCATGACCAGCCAAAGAGTTGGGAG ACAGTGGAGCACTCATTTCGCTCTccaatgatatttaaagagaaaGACGAGAATCAATCTGGAGGCAGTGGAATCCAATATCCTCATCTACCATCAATGAGCCCTGTGAAGCTCAAGCGGAAG ATTATGCggcaagaaaggaaaaatcttCGAACTGCTGAGTTATTAAGTCTAGATAAAGAAGCTGATAACCAGATGGCCGCAGCTGCAATTGAACGTTCTAATAGTCTTGATACCACCATCAAGGGAAAATATAGCATATGGAGGAGAGATTACGAAAACCCTAATTCTGATTCTACCTTGAAGCTTATGCGGGACCAAATCATAATGGCTAAAGTTTATGCAAATATTGCCAAGTCTAAGAATGAAAGTAGTCTTTATAACTCTCTAATGACACACTCCAGAAGAAGTCAACTTGTTATTGGAGAAGCAAGTTCTGATGCTGAGCTTCATTCAAG TGCACTTGATCAAGCAAAAGCAATGGGTCATATCCTTTCTATAGCAAAGGATAAATTATATAACTGTCCTGTGGTTGGGAGGAAGTTTAGAGCCATGCTTCAATCAACCGAAGAAAATGTAAATGCGCTAAAAAAGAAGAGTGCCTTCTTGATTCAACTTGCTGCAAAAACAGTACCTAAACCATTGCATTGCCTCCCTCTACAGCTAGCAGCAGACTATTTCCTACAGGGCTATCAAAAGAAAGAGCAGGCTAACAAACAAAAGCTTGAGGATACTTCCTGTTACCACTATGCCATCTTTTCTGATAATGTTCTAGCAACATCAGTGGTTGTTAATTCTACTGTGCTGCATGCTAAAGAACCTGAGAAGCATGTTTTCCATATAGTCACAGATAAACTGAATTTTGCTGCAATGAAAATGTGGTTTCTTGTCAACCCTCCTGCTGGGGCAACAATCCAGGttgaaaatattgatgatttcaAATGGCTGAATTCCTCCTACTGTTCTGTTCTCCGTCAACTTGAATCTGCCAGaattaaagaatattatttCAAGGCAAACCATCCTTCTTCTCTCTCTGTGGGTTCTGACAATCTCAAATATAGGAATCCAAAATATCTGTCCATGCTGAATCATCTCAGGTTCTATCTCCCCGAAGTTTATCCAAAGTTGGACAAGATCCTATTTTTAGATGATGATATAGTGGTTCAGAAGGATTTGACACCTCTTTGGTCCATTGATCTGCAAGGGATGGTGAATGGTGCTGTAGAGACCTGCAAGGAAAGTTTCCATAGGTTTGATAAGTATCTCAATTTCACTAATCCGAAGATCTCTGATAATTTCGATCCAAATGCTTGTGGTTGGGCATTTGGCATGAATATCTTTGACTTGAAGGAGTGGAGGAAGCGAGACATCACTGGAATATATCATTATTGGCAAGATGCG AATGAGGATAGAACTCTTTGGAAGCTTGGGACGTTGCCGCCAGGGCTGATAACATTTTACAATCTGACATATCCGCTGGATCGGAGCTGGCATGTTTTAGGACTTGGATATGACCCAGCACTCAACCAAACAGAGATACAGAATGGAGCTGTTATACATTACAACGGAAACTACAAGCCATGGTTGGATTTGGCTATTTCCAAGTACAAGTCTTACTGGTCTAAATATGTCATGTTCGATAACCCTTATCTTCAGCTTTGTAACATCGGTGAATGA
- the LOC107418704 gene encoding uncharacterized protein LOC107418704, with protein MAAEDDSIEGAAAARQERIASLRAALELFNTPDGDSIQVEDKKNDQNENVGETNLDMKFRNYVPHDKQLQEGKLPPPVLPKFEGPVAAVPPPPEKKEDPFVNIAPKKPNWDLRRDVQKKFDKLERRTQKAIYKLMEEQERQKEMAEQETNE; from the exons ATGGCTGCTGAAGATGATTCTATTGAAGGAGCTGCTGCTGCGCGTCAAGAGAGGATAGCATCTCTTAGAGCTGCGCTAGAACTGTTTAACACTCCAGATGGAGACTCTATCCAAGTTGAGGATAAGAAGAATGATCAAAATGAAAATGTTGGAGAAAC GAATCTTGACATGAAATTTCGAAATTATGTTCCTCATGATAAGCAGCTTCAGGAGGGGAAGCTTCCTCCTCCAGTGCTACCAAAGTTTGAAGGCCCAGTTGCAGCAGTGCCTCCTCCACCAGAGAAGAAAGAG GATCCATTTGTGAACATTGCTCCTAAAAAACCAAATTGGGACCTCAGGAGGGATGTGCAGAAGAAGTTTGATAAGCTTGAAAGACGAACCCAGAAGGCAATATATAAACTTATGG AGGAACAAGAACGGCAGAAGGAAATGGCTGAACAGGAAACCAATGAATGA